DNA sequence from the Candidatus Eisenbacteria bacterium genome:
GGCGATCACGCCCAGGTTCACCACGAAGGCGAAGAGAAACTTGTTCTCCGGCCCGAGTTGCCCGATCATCGGCAGGAAGCTGCTCCCGCCGATCCAGAACTTACGGATGGCGAAATACATGACGACGTTCCAGAGCGCGAAGAACGCCATGAGCGTCGTCGGTTTCGCGTACCACTGTCGTGATGGCATTTCTCTCTCCCGCACCGTGCCTGCCGCGGCACTCTCAATCCCGGGTCACCACGATTTCCCAGTGACCGTCCTTCGGGCGAACCTCCAGGTGGAGGTCGTCGTACTCCTCCAACTCCTCGGGAATGGACTTGAGCGCCAGAGGATCGTCCACGCAGAAACGCGCCGTTTTCCCGCTCGGCATGCTCAGAACCTCTCGAATGAGGTTCACGACGGGATAAGGACAAACCTGCCCGAGAAGAT
Encoded proteins:
- a CDS encoding sulfurtransferase TusA family protein, whose amino-acid sequence is MTEEKEVDLLGQVCPYPVVNLIREVLSMPSGKTARFCVDDPLALKSIPEELEEYDDLHLEVRPKDGHWEIVVTRD